In a single window of the Deltaproteobacteria bacterium genome:
- a CDS encoding TetR/AcrR family transcriptional regulator, whose amino-acid sequence MTDGQVFGMAAQSRRQREREERRRDILDAAERVFLAKGFAQATMDEVAASCELSKGALYLYFRSKDELYVAVCLRTLAQLVGEYERVASSGKSGLDTLRDLGRCYVQFARDHAEQFRLGMSWMLSNARIDPDTRNYAEYRRCIQRLFAIAIETIERGQRDGSVATDVEPAQFAMQMWGATVGMLLLAANREELLRRIDRDVDFESLVPSFLDRVLDSLRPTRGPAT is encoded by the coding sequence ATGACCGACGGTCAGGTCTTCGGCATGGCGGCACAATCCAGGCGACAGCGCGAGCGCGAGGAGCGGCGGCGCGACATTCTGGACGCGGCAGAGCGCGTGTTTCTCGCAAAGGGGTTCGCGCAGGCGACGATGGACGAGGTCGCGGCGTCGTGCGAGCTGTCCAAGGGTGCCCTGTACCTGTACTTCCGCAGCAAGGATGAGTTGTACGTCGCCGTCTGCCTGCGGACGCTGGCGCAGCTCGTCGGCGAGTACGAACGCGTCGCGTCGTCGGGGAAGTCCGGACTCGACACGTTGCGCGACCTGGGCCGGTGCTACGTGCAGTTCGCGCGCGACCACGCCGAGCAGTTCCGCCTCGGCATGTCGTGGATGCTGTCGAACGCGCGCATCGACCCGGACACCCGCAACTACGCCGAGTACCGCCGCTGCATCCAGCGCCTGTTTGCGATCGCCATCGAGACGATCGAACGCGGCCAGCGCGACGGCTCGGTGGCGACCGACGTAGAACCCGCGCAGTTCGCCATGCAGATGTGGGGAGCGACCGTCGGCATGCTGCTGCTCGCCGCGAACCGCGAGGAACTGCTGCGCCGCATCGATCGCGACGTCGACTTCGAGTCGCTCGTGCCGTCGTTCCTCGACCGAGTGCTCGACTCGCTCCGCCCGACACGAGGACCCGCAACATGA
- a CDS encoding TolC family protein, with translation MIPATVRRAHSPARVVTAGVALAALACSPHRVVHNPAPPVALGDAYRGRGGDAPMPERWWRDFGDPRLDALVDRALSGNFQLRAAYARIEQARAVARQAASGQWPQIDASASAQRASNRVFFGPNTFEFTQNQYRVSASAAYEVDLFRRIGSQADAASLDVAATRDDLEAMALSIAAETAEAWFDLVLQRQRRALLEQQLQTNETFVELVKLRFERGLGVSAVDVLQARSQVAAVRAQLALSDALEQVAAHRLALLVGVAPGSLDVDPGDTLPALPPLPRTGVPADLLLRRPDVRAMRRRVEAADHRYAAAIAARLPRLSLQGEVFSSAKSVTDLIAKPLYNLAGNLLGPLFDGGRRAAEADRARAAVDELTASFGQILLAALLEVENALALEKGQAAHIAELERQVEISRGVLRETRSRYRDGLTDFLPVLNALSALHASEQQLLAARRQLISYRIQLCRALGGTWTSQLARESRHD, from the coding sequence ATGATCCCCGCAACCGTTCGCCGGGCGCATTCGCCCGCACGCGTCGTGACCGCCGGCGTGGCACTGGCCGCGCTTGCGTGTTCTCCGCACCGAGTGGTCCACAACCCGGCGCCTCCCGTCGCGCTCGGCGACGCCTACCGCGGCCGGGGCGGCGACGCGCCGATGCCGGAGCGCTGGTGGCGCGACTTTGGCGACCCGCGACTCGACGCGCTCGTCGACCGCGCCCTGTCGGGCAACTTCCAACTGCGAGCGGCCTACGCGCGCATCGAGCAGGCGCGGGCGGTCGCCCGCCAGGCGGCGTCCGGCCAGTGGCCGCAGATCGACGCGTCCGCCTCGGCGCAACGCGCGTCCAATCGCGTGTTCTTCGGCCCCAACACGTTCGAGTTCACGCAGAACCAATATCGCGTGTCGGCGTCGGCGGCATATGAAGTCGACCTGTTCCGCCGGATCGGCTCGCAGGCGGACGCCGCCAGCCTCGACGTCGCCGCGACTCGCGACGACCTGGAGGCGATGGCGTTGTCGATTGCAGCCGAGACCGCGGAGGCGTGGTTCGACCTCGTGCTTCAACGCCAGCGCCGCGCGCTGCTCGAGCAGCAACTTCAGACCAACGAGACGTTCGTGGAGCTCGTCAAGCTGCGGTTCGAGCGCGGCCTCGGCGTGAGCGCCGTCGACGTGTTGCAGGCCCGCTCGCAAGTCGCCGCCGTCCGCGCTCAGCTCGCCCTGTCGGACGCACTCGAGCAGGTAGCGGCGCACCGCCTGGCATTGCTCGTCGGCGTCGCGCCCGGGTCGCTGGACGTCGATCCGGGTGACACGCTGCCTGCCCTGCCGCCGTTGCCGCGTACCGGCGTCCCCGCCGACTTGCTGTTGCGCCGCCCAGACGTGCGCGCGATGCGCCGGCGCGTCGAGGCGGCAGACCATCGCTACGCCGCCGCGATCGCCGCGCGGCTGCCGCGGCTGTCGCTGCAAGGGGAGGTGTTTTCGTCCGCCAAGTCGGTGACCGATCTGATCGCGAAGCCGCTCTACAACCTGGCCGGCAACCTGCTCGGTCCGCTGTTCGACGGCGGGCGGCGCGCCGCCGAGGCGGATCGCGCGCGCGCCGCCGTCGACGAGTTGACCGCGTCGTTCGGCCAGATCCTGCTCGCCGCGTTGCTCGAGGTCGAAAACGCGCTCGCCCTGGAGAAGGGGCAGGCCGCGCACATCGCGGAACTCGAACGCCAGGTCGAGATCAGCCGCGGCGTGCTGCGAGAGACGCGAAGTCGCTATCGAGACGGCCTCACCGACTTCTTGCCCGTCCTCAACGCGCTATCCGCACTGCACGCGAGCGAGCAGCAACTGCTCGCCGCGCGCCGCCAACTCATTTCCTACCGAATCCAACTGTGCCGTGCGCTCGGCGGCACCTGGACGTCCCAACTCGCGCGAGAGAGCCGACATGACTGA